In Rosa chinensis cultivar Old Blush chromosome 1, RchiOBHm-V2, whole genome shotgun sequence, a genomic segment contains:
- the LOC112198006 gene encoding autophagy-related protein 3, with the protein MVLSQRLHEAFKGTVEKITGPRTVSAFKEKGVLSVSEFVTAGDNLVSKCPTWSWESGEPSKRKPYLPSEKQYLITRNVPCLRRAACVEEEYEAAGSEVLIDNEDNDGWLATHGKPKDKSSEEENFPSIESLEISKVRSAPSQVGGEGEDEDDIPDMADYEEADNIEIDPGTYLVAHEPDDDNILRTRTYDVSITYDKYYQTPRVWLTGYDESRMLLQAELVLEDVSQDHARKTVTIEDHPHLPGKHASVHPCRHGAVMKKIIDVLMSRGVEPEVDKYLFLFLKFVASVIPTIEYDYTMDFDLGSSSS; encoded by the exons ATGGTTCTGTCACAGAGGCTTCACGAGGCGTTCAAAGGCACCGTCGAGAAAATCACAGGGCCTCGCACCGTCTCCGCTTTCAAAGAGAAAGGCGTCCTCAGCGTCTCCGAGTTCGTCACCGCCGGCGATAACCTCGTCTCCAAGTGCCCTACCTGGTCTTG GGAATCCGGAGAGCCAAGCAAGAGGAAGCCATACCTACCATCTGAAAAGCAGTATTTGATTACTAGAAATG TCCCTTGTTTACGCAGGGCTGCTTGTGTGGAAGAGGAGTACGAAGCTGCAGGTTCGGAAGTTCTTATCGATAATGAAGATAATGATGGCTGGTTGGCAACACACGGGAAGCCAAAGG ATAAAAGTAGTGAGGAGGAAAACTTTCCTTCTATTGAAAGTTTAGAAATCAGCAAGGTGAGGTCGGCCCCCTCGCAAGTTGGGGGTGAaggtgaagatgaagatgatatCCCTGACATGGCTGATTATGAAGAAGCTGACAACATTGAAATAGATCCT GGAACATATCTTGTTGCTCATGAACCTGATGATGACAATATTTTACGGACCCGGACATATGATGTCAGCATTAC GTATGATAAATATTACCAAACTCCTCGGGTGTGGCTTACTGGCTATGATGAG TCAAGAATGCTTTTACAAGCAGAGCTTGTACTTGAAGATGTCAGTCAAGATCATGCACGCAAAACT GTAACTATTGAGGATCATCCGCACTTGCCCGGAAAGCATGCATCTGTCCATCCATGCCGACATGGGGCTGTGATGAAGAAAATAATTGATGTACTAATGTCACGTGGAGTGGAACCGGAAGTCGATAA gTACCTCTTCTTATTCTTGAAATTTGTTGCCTCGGTGATTCCAACCATCGAATATGACTATACGATGGACTTTGATCTTGGCAGCTCCAGCAGTTGA
- the LOC112197998 gene encoding E3 ubiquitin-protein ligase BRE1-like 1 isoform X2: protein MTLLCLLLLVGLSRQRASNDSKMEVKNLRLAFSGILLKHRGLARELQNRWDIEAKNKAEIKRLKGELETTLGELEENNRQLASLKAERDSTKGATFPVLNFLNKPVDRARDKQKDLQDMESTLKELTDQASCRLMEIKSLHEERIKILQQLSSLQNMMRNAKCLSSSKAYLLVKDQIEKSKSEVFECQTIFEKLQVEKDNLVWRERELNVKNDVVDVLRRSAAVVDSRITDLGMEIQKQIDERKRIEAKLEEASREPGRKEVLEEFKALVSSFPEQMGAMQGQLRKYKEAASDFHSLQADVQSLSSILDRKVKECETFSARSSDQLAEIRQLKAVVQDIKETESELKLFLEMYRHELSDPRDVMEARDLECKAWAHVESLKSSLDEHNLELRVKIANEAEATSQQRLAAVEAEIADLRQRLEASKRNKSRLADVLKSKTEENEAYLAEIETIGQAYDDMQTQNQHLLQQITERDDYNIKLVLEGMRARQTQNAVLMDKRKMEREIQQGNASLNFYEMKATRIEDQLKLCSDQIQRLAEHKFQGAVQLENTQKRLMDVRRSSQQAQDSLEESQSKVVKGRLTLSEMQIDLEKERLNKKRIEEELEVLKRKAGRLQAQTEGSSIVEKLQQELGEYREILKCDICLDRTKQVVITKCYHLFCNPCVQKVVESRQRKCPKCSISFGPNDIKSVYI from the exons ATG ACTCTTCTTTGTCTGCTTCTTTTGGTAGGCTTGTCTAGGCAGAGGGCATCCAATGATTCAAAAATGGAAGTTAAGAACTTGAGATTGGCATTTTCTGGTATTCTTCTGAAGCACAGAGGTCTGGCAAGGGAACTGCAGAACCGCTGGGACATTGAAGCAAAGAATAAAGCGGAGATTAAACGTCTGAAAG GGGAGTTGGAAACCACTCTTGGTGAATTGGAAGAGAATAATCGTCAACTAGCAAGTCTAAAAGCAGAGAGAGATTCTACAAAAGGGGCAACTTTCCCTGTCTTAAATTTTCTGAACAAGCCTGTTGATAGGGCCAGAGATAAGCAAAAGGATCTGCAAGATATGGAGTCTACTCTCAAAGAGCTCACG GACCAAGCTTCTTGTCGACTAATGGAAATAAAAAGCCTTCATGAAGAACGGATAAAAATATTACAGCAGTTATCTAGTTTGCAG AACATGATGAGGAATGCAAAGTGTCTTTCCTCATCCAAAGCCTATCTCTTGGTCAAAGATCAAATAGAAAAGTCGAAATCGGAAGTTTTTGAGTGCCAAACCATCTTTGAGAAACTACAG GTTGAGAAGGATAATCTTGTGTGGAGGGAGAGGGAACTTAATGTTAAAAATGATGTAGTTGATGTTTTGCGGAGATCAGCTGCAGTTGTTGATTCTAGAATTACTGATCTGGGTATGGAGATACAGAAACAGATTGATGAAAGGAAAAGGATTGAAGCGAAGCTGGAAGAGGCGTCAAGAGAACCAG GAAGAAAAGAAGTACTTGAAGAATTTAAGGCCTTGGTTTCTTCATTTCCTGAGCAAATGGGTGCCATGCAAGGTCAATTACGTAAATACAAAGAGGCTGCTTCTGATTTTCATTCTTTGCAGGCTGATGTGCAGTCCCTTTCCAGCATTCTTGATAGGAAG GTGAAAGAGTGTGAGACTTTTTCTGCAAGATCCTCTGACCAACTCGCTGAGATACGGCAGTTGAAAGCTGTG GTCCAAGATATAAAGGAGACTGAATCAGAGTTAAAGCTGTTTTTGGAAATGTATAGACATGAATTGAGTGATCCAAG GGATGTCATGGAAGCTAGAGATTTGGAATGCAAGGCATGGGCTCATGTTGAAAGTTTGAAGTCATCTCTTGATGAACACAATTTAGAATTACGAGTTAAGATAGCAAATGAAGCTGAGGCCACTTCTCAACAAAGGCTTGCTGCTGTAGAAGCTGAGATTGCTGACCTCAGACAGAGGCTTGAAGCTTCCAAAAG gaataagtCGAGACTTGCTGACGTTTTGAAATCCAAGACTGAAGAAAATGAGGCCTACTTGGCTGAAATTGAG ACAATTGGACAAGCGTATGATGATATGCAAACTCAAAACCAGCATCTACTGCAGCAAATTACTGAGCGAGATGACTATAACATTAAG CTTGTTTTAGAGGGCATGAGGGCAAGACAGACACAGAATGCCGTACTCATGGACAAACGCAAGATGGAGAGGGAGATTCAACAAGGCAATGCATCTCTTAATTTCTATGAGATGAAAGCTACTCGGATTGAAGATCAG TTAAAACTATGCTCAGATCAGATTCAAAGACTAGCAGAACATAAGTTTCAAGGTGCAGTTCAACTGGAAAATACCCAGAAGAGGTTAATGGATGTGAGAAGGTCATCACAGCAAGCACAGGATTCTCTAGAGGAATCACAGTCTAAAGTTGTTAAGGGTCGATTGACTCTGTCCGAGATGCAGATAGATCTAGAGAAAGAAAG GCTTAACAAGAAGAGAATAGAGGAGGAATTAGaagttttgaaaagaaaagctgGTCGGCTTCAAGCACAGACAGAGGGTTCGTCAATTGTTGAAAAACTTCAACAGGAGCTAGGAGAATACCGGGAGATATTGAAATGTGATATCTGCCTTGACAGGACAAAACAG GTTGTCATTACAAAATGCTATCACTTGTTCTGCAATCCCTGTGTGCAAAAAGTAGTTGAATCTCGCCAGAGGAAATGTCCAAAATGTTCCATTAGTTTTGGGCCTAATGACATAAAATCTGTGTACATCTAA
- the LOC112197998 gene encoding E3 ubiquitin-protein ligase BRE1-like 1 isoform X1, translating into MGSTGEHDRKRRHFSSISSPTAAAAKKQPFLPISEDKKLDIAVLQYQNQKLSQKLETQKVEYSALQNELSQLEKKQLPYDPTLSVVNKSWKELVKDLESCSIRSRKSTCQQDIKDNSVVRDGAPSTLHDAFLSRLAQAGATESSCTYNNCNKMEEDRGTTSEDTQNILGNIVAAIDNVWNLKDALHDALLKELPEDGLSRQRASNDSKMEVKNLRLAFSGILLKHRGLARELQNRWDIEAKNKAEIKRLKGELETTLGELEENNRQLASLKAERDSTKGATFPVLNFLNKPVDRARDKQKDLQDMESTLKELTDQASCRLMEIKSLHEERIKILQQLSSLQNMMRNAKCLSSSKAYLLVKDQIEKSKSEVFECQTIFEKLQVEKDNLVWRERELNVKNDVVDVLRRSAAVVDSRITDLGMEIQKQIDERKRIEAKLEEASREPGRKEVLEEFKALVSSFPEQMGAMQGQLRKYKEAASDFHSLQADVQSLSSILDRKVKECETFSARSSDQLAEIRQLKAVVQDIKETESELKLFLEMYRHELSDPRDVMEARDLECKAWAHVESLKSSLDEHNLELRVKIANEAEATSQQRLAAVEAEIADLRQRLEASKRNKSRLADVLKSKTEENEAYLAEIETIGQAYDDMQTQNQHLLQQITERDDYNIKLVLEGMRARQTQNAVLMDKRKMEREIQQGNASLNFYEMKATRIEDQLKLCSDQIQRLAEHKFQGAVQLENTQKRLMDVRRSSQQAQDSLEESQSKVVKGRLTLSEMQIDLEKERLNKKRIEEELEVLKRKAGRLQAQTEGSSIVEKLQQELGEYREILKCDICLDRTKQVVITKCYHLFCNPCVQKVVESRQRKCPKCSISFGPNDIKSVYI; encoded by the exons atGGGGAGCACCGGAGAGCATGACCGGAAACGGCGTCACTTTAGCTCCATATCGTCACCCACGGCTGCTGCTGCTAAGAAGCAGCCGTTTTTGCCTATTTCCGAGGATAAAAAG CTTGACATTGCTGTCCTTcaatatcaaaatcaaaagctATCACAGAAATTAGAGACTCAGAAGGTTGAGTACTCTGCTCTTCAGAATGAATTGTCTCAATTGGAGAAGAAACAACTGCCATATGATCCCACACTATCAGTGGTTAATAAGTCTTGGAAAGAG TTGGTCAAAGACTTGGAGTCCTGTTCTATCCGTTCAAGAAAGTCAACCTGTCAGCAAGATATTAAAGACAACTCCGTCGTGCGTG ATGGGGCTCCATCTACCTTGCATGATGCTTTTTTAAGCCGCCTTGCACAAGCTGGTGCAACTGAAAGTTCATGTACATATAACAATTGTAATAAGATGGAAGAAGATAGAGGAACTACCTCTGAAGATACTCAGAATATATTAGGTAATATAGTAGCTGCAATTGACAACGTGTGGAATCTGAAGGATGCATTGCATGATGCACTGTTGAAAGAGCTTCCAGAAGATG GCTTGTCTAGGCAGAGGGCATCCAATGATTCAAAAATGGAAGTTAAGAACTTGAGATTGGCATTTTCTGGTATTCTTCTGAAGCACAGAGGTCTGGCAAGGGAACTGCAGAACCGCTGGGACATTGAAGCAAAGAATAAAGCGGAGATTAAACGTCTGAAAG GGGAGTTGGAAACCACTCTTGGTGAATTGGAAGAGAATAATCGTCAACTAGCAAGTCTAAAAGCAGAGAGAGATTCTACAAAAGGGGCAACTTTCCCTGTCTTAAATTTTCTGAACAAGCCTGTTGATAGGGCCAGAGATAAGCAAAAGGATCTGCAAGATATGGAGTCTACTCTCAAAGAGCTCACG GACCAAGCTTCTTGTCGACTAATGGAAATAAAAAGCCTTCATGAAGAACGGATAAAAATATTACAGCAGTTATCTAGTTTGCAG AACATGATGAGGAATGCAAAGTGTCTTTCCTCATCCAAAGCCTATCTCTTGGTCAAAGATCAAATAGAAAAGTCGAAATCGGAAGTTTTTGAGTGCCAAACCATCTTTGAGAAACTACAG GTTGAGAAGGATAATCTTGTGTGGAGGGAGAGGGAACTTAATGTTAAAAATGATGTAGTTGATGTTTTGCGGAGATCAGCTGCAGTTGTTGATTCTAGAATTACTGATCTGGGTATGGAGATACAGAAACAGATTGATGAAAGGAAAAGGATTGAAGCGAAGCTGGAAGAGGCGTCAAGAGAACCAG GAAGAAAAGAAGTACTTGAAGAATTTAAGGCCTTGGTTTCTTCATTTCCTGAGCAAATGGGTGCCATGCAAGGTCAATTACGTAAATACAAAGAGGCTGCTTCTGATTTTCATTCTTTGCAGGCTGATGTGCAGTCCCTTTCCAGCATTCTTGATAGGAAG GTGAAAGAGTGTGAGACTTTTTCTGCAAGATCCTCTGACCAACTCGCTGAGATACGGCAGTTGAAAGCTGTG GTCCAAGATATAAAGGAGACTGAATCAGAGTTAAAGCTGTTTTTGGAAATGTATAGACATGAATTGAGTGATCCAAG GGATGTCATGGAAGCTAGAGATTTGGAATGCAAGGCATGGGCTCATGTTGAAAGTTTGAAGTCATCTCTTGATGAACACAATTTAGAATTACGAGTTAAGATAGCAAATGAAGCTGAGGCCACTTCTCAACAAAGGCTTGCTGCTGTAGAAGCTGAGATTGCTGACCTCAGACAGAGGCTTGAAGCTTCCAAAAG gaataagtCGAGACTTGCTGACGTTTTGAAATCCAAGACTGAAGAAAATGAGGCCTACTTGGCTGAAATTGAG ACAATTGGACAAGCGTATGATGATATGCAAACTCAAAACCAGCATCTACTGCAGCAAATTACTGAGCGAGATGACTATAACATTAAG CTTGTTTTAGAGGGCATGAGGGCAAGACAGACACAGAATGCCGTACTCATGGACAAACGCAAGATGGAGAGGGAGATTCAACAAGGCAATGCATCTCTTAATTTCTATGAGATGAAAGCTACTCGGATTGAAGATCAG TTAAAACTATGCTCAGATCAGATTCAAAGACTAGCAGAACATAAGTTTCAAGGTGCAGTTCAACTGGAAAATACCCAGAAGAGGTTAATGGATGTGAGAAGGTCATCACAGCAAGCACAGGATTCTCTAGAGGAATCACAGTCTAAAGTTGTTAAGGGTCGATTGACTCTGTCCGAGATGCAGATAGATCTAGAGAAAGAAAG GCTTAACAAGAAGAGAATAGAGGAGGAATTAGaagttttgaaaagaaaagctgGTCGGCTTCAAGCACAGACAGAGGGTTCGTCAATTGTTGAAAAACTTCAACAGGAGCTAGGAGAATACCGGGAGATATTGAAATGTGATATCTGCCTTGACAGGACAAAACAG GTTGTCATTACAAAATGCTATCACTTGTTCTGCAATCCCTGTGTGCAAAAAGTAGTTGAATCTCGCCAGAGGAAATGTCCAAAATGTTCCATTAGTTTTGGGCCTAATGACATAAAATCTGTGTACATCTAA